The following nucleotide sequence is from Pleurodeles waltl isolate 20211129_DDA chromosome 8, aPleWal1.hap1.20221129, whole genome shotgun sequence.
CTTGAATTCTTTTGAGGAAATCCATGATGAGGAAAAAGACATTACATATCTTCATAGTTAAGAAAGCAAGCTTGTTAGTAAGGCCACATGGCAGTTGATTAAGAGAGCAGAGTCCATGAAAATTCCAAAGTCCATACTTCTTTTGGGGTATCCTACTTTGTGTAACCAGAGAGTTAATGGATGACAACTTTTCTACTCTCTATAAGTGATGCATTCAGATTAAGAAAGTTCTATCTGATCAGTTGGTTTGTAGCTTTGAGGCAATTTTTGAGACATAAGTTTACTATGTTTTTGGAGTTTTCCAGTTTAAGTAGTAGGTGTGTGGCGTCTGCATTTTTGTAGCAGGTAAGGGTAAAATATAGCAGTTCTGGTGATCACTTCATGTATATGCtaaagagaagaggagagatgATAGATCCTTTCGGAACTCCTGCTTTTGTTTGGTATAGCATTGAGGAGAATAGGAAGCAAGAAATGTACAATCAATGTCTGTTTCTTTGAGTCTGAGAACTAGGCTTCAATGGTAAACTGTGTCAAGGGTGCCAATTGATCCAGAAGAAATAGTTTCACTAAGCTGTTTTTATCTACTGTTTCTGTAGATTGTCCTAAATCATGATTAAGTAAATTCTGTACCTCTTCCAGACTAGAATTCTGTTTGGTCTTTAGAAAGCAAATGCTTGGATTCTAGAAATTGATGGATCTTAATTAAAAACTGGTCTATAATTATTACGGTCTTCAAAGACCAAAGTGTTCCTCTTCATTGATGGCTGCACGTGTGCTTTCTTTACGTCCTCTGGAAAGATTCATGGGGGTAGATAATTATTGGTTATGTTCATTGCTGGTATAACAACCAATGTCGAGAATCTTTCAAATTTTAAAACACAAACACAGAGCCCTCTCAACAATTGACATATGTTAGGCTCTGAGCATCCATCCTTCGCTAAAATAAAGTCTACTAGTGGCTATAATGTCTTTCGCTcataaagagaaaaaaactgcagaTGGACATAGTGTTTTCTCATgcccccaaaaaatgaaaatccATTGGTCGAGGCTTTCCCACCCACTTGCTTGCAATCATTCTTCTCTCATACCTAAACATAACATAAAATGTACAGTCTATATGAATGTATCTCCTTTTTGTTGACTACCCTATCTTTTATCCCCTCCAGGCCTCCTGTTGCCTTTAGTCTCTTCCCTATTGTTCTACCTTTCTTTTTTGTCCGTTTGGCATCACAACCACACAAATATAAGAAAGTCTGTGCACACCTGTCTCCTCAAAAAACATTgctcatgtgctctctgtgtacataACTATTCACAAGAAAGATAAAACATTTATAAGAACCCCTATAATATATGAAAATGTTACATGATTCATCACCCTTCAATgtatgctggagtgggtggaagaaaaatgtgaatggcaccacAGACTCATGGATGAAAAACCCTGTAACTGACTGTTACATGCAcattttttgtaaaatcaaaagaaattggatAACATCAGACATAAAAAGAGAATTTATCTCTTGGCTTCAGCCTCTGTGTTGATGCTGTTTTTGTAAGATTTTTGTAAATAGAAATTACCTTCATTGctcacaaacaaaaaaatgaaaactttaagaagaacagtttcaaatggacacaatttTGTATGTTCTGAAATAGTAGTAGTCCTATACAAATGTCACTACAAACAAGTTTTACAAAACCCTCAGAAGGAAATAGGAACTAATAAGGCTGGAATGTGTCCTGTGGTCTACATGAGAGCTGGTACAAAAGAAAAGCCCCTGCTGTCTCATTAGACTATATACACAAAGGGAAaaggtaataaagtaaaaacaaaacactggcactgaagagaaCCTTCTCATTTATAGATGTGCTCCTTTTGAAAGAACAAAAGGCATTCACTCCAAGTGACATTACCTAGTGACTGAAGTGggctcaccctcccccccccatgcTGTAGtgtgtggaagcaaaatgtgactgacacaacAACAGAGCAATTGATAAAGAGAACAGGTCAAAACCACCTTTAAGGAAGTATATTATGCATATATAGTcttataaaaaaatcaaaaaaccttGGCTAATGCCAAACCTAGAAAGGTGGGCAAACATACCCAAACTTCCCAGCTAGACAAAATAAGTCTTATTCTGTGGTATATATACCCCAACCTTATGAAAACACACCAGAACTATACATACATACGTCAGACAAGAAACTTCCTGCACCACTCGCCCAAAGTCCTCTCCTAAGCAGATCAAGACATACCCACTGCTCCTTCACTCTCTACCAGGAAAATCAGGAAAGCACTCCATTGTGCCCTCAATTCCTGACTGAACAAATATTTACATGCCCATCTATCAGTTTTGACCATTGCAATATGAAAGCATCTGTGGTAGAATCTTTTTATGTCCTCTCTTGTCAAGTCTGTTTGCAGATACACCTCAAGTGCTTCTATTACCAGGCCCATCGTCTCCCATTTTCCCCAATTTGTGGTAGAAAATCCAGCATGTGGAGGAGCCTCATCAATGCCCCATCTCaccaaaaataaatttgtatagaaAAAGTAAGCTTATATCATTCATGATTTCTCTCTTtcaaatcactttaaaaaaatcctccaTTGCTCGCTTGCCCCATTCTTGATTCCCTGAAAAGATAACCGCTTTCCACTTCAACAATACATGGCCACAAATCCTTCCCTGGCTTAAAGATCATTCTGCAACCTAATCCACTGTACTTAATCCTCCTTCTGAACCTGTTTATGTGTCTTTAAAATGTAATTTCGTGGTAGGGTCCAAGTTAAGTTCATTGGCCAGTACTTAGCTAGAGGAAAGAGTAATGCAAACTGTTCACAATTCAGATTTGTATGTGTACTTAGATCAAAGAACATTTCTATCTCTGATTCTTTTTCGTTTCTCATCCTCTAGATGGTCCTTCTGGCTCGATGTGAGGGGCGTTGCAGTCAAACTTCTCGCTCAGACCCACAGGTTTCCTTCAGCACAGTACTTAAACAACCCTTCCGATCAACCTGTCACTGCTGCCGTCCACAGACTTCCAAGCTAAAAGCCATGCGACTGCGCTGCTCTGGTGGTCGAAGATTGACGGCGACCTACCGCTACATCCTATCATGCCAGTGTGAGGAATGCAATTCTTAGGGGCACATCAACAGAGGAACCATATGCTGGCCTACCAATGATTGGCAGGGACATGTGATTATGTGGCAGACCTTCTGATGGGAGGTCTGCTTCCCTGAACTCTGGCAGATGTTGCACATGAGCATATCAAGGCTTGCTCAAACTAACACTAGAACACCTGGAACAAAACTAATCAGACATCCATCTTGTTCTTTTTTGGAGGATTTTTTTAGTTGCTGTTGGAGATGAGGGTTTTGTAGATTCTTTTGAGTTCACACTCTTCACAATACATTTTTCTAATTACGAATATATCTCAGCTCATATATGAAACAATTGAGACTGCCAGGCCCTATTCCATATAGTTGACTGTTGTGTATCATTTCATTCCTGGGTTCTGAGTTTAGATGGCCTCAGAAAAAGACTGTGGATTATTTTGTGGATTGCTTTCCCTTTTCTGCATCCCAGAACTAGACAAATATCAATGAGCTGGAAGACGTGAACATCCAATAAATAGGATTAAGTGAAACATGATGGTGATTTGTTCTGTTGATACTGGGCTGGCTTTCTCTGGCCCAGAACCAATTAAGAAGACTTATTGGTAACGGTCCAtgtatgttgtgcagaaaatgtttaagcATAAATGCATGGTGCCTAGAAAGCAATAACCGAGTAGCAGTGGATGCTTCTGAGGATTTGGAAGAAGTGTCTGTTTTGTTCCACAATTAAAACCTATTGTTGACTATACGCAGCGGGCCAAATATAGTTTAGGCTGATGTAAATGTTAAATTCCCCAATGAATTAagaatctaaaaatatatatattgtttctatTTAAAGTTGTGAATGCCCTTGTGGTACTTTCTTTGGAGCTTGCAATGCAATCCtaagttttgttttaaatgttggTTTTGTATTCATAACATTATTGTTTGTCATACTGAGACATTCTGCAGTAGGAACAGCCGAAGTACTGCCATGTAAAATGAGATCATACGTTTTAGTAGAAAAAACGTGCAGAAGTTCAAAAAGGTTGCAGTGcaatacattaagggccatatgtacacatTTTAGGGATTGCGATAATTGAAATTCCTAATGTATGAGGCCCATTAAGGTTCATTAAAAGAAcacaggatgtgtttcaaaaaataaaatgaaacgtttaaatttcattttttaagactaggcagGGGTCacttagaccactgcctgctctttaaaatatttgttacaccattcacaaagggaaaggggtcccatttgcaaatggttaccacctcccttgaggtgtatttaaaaagtgaaagTTTTGTGACCATAAtgcgcaaaacattgatacatatctCTGTGATTctttattaggaagggacgccccaaACACACCCCTTCTATATCCTGATTCTCCAAATTGCAATTCCGTAGCAGGATATTGAATCCCAATTTGGCTTGTGTACATTGTGAAAACCTTTCATGCggttgcaaacggcctgattcagCGAATTAGGCTGTTTGTGACGTCAAAATAGGTTTTGTACATATATCCCCAAGTTGGCACCTGCTCATGAAATATATGACTAGGGACACTAAAAAATGTATACATGAGACCAAAATGCGGGGCTCTAATATGCCCTTATGTAACAAGTATTTAATATCTGCATGGACGTGTTTTAAAGTTGCTTTACTTTTAGAAGGCAGCATAATGTTTGGAAATAAGTCTGTGTCCACAGCATTTGCTTTATCAATGTGACTGTGTTTGCGTCACTCTTCCTGGCAAGGCTGGTGGTGCCGTGATCTGCATGTCACACAATAGAGGAAGGTCATTATAGTTGTGTATATGAAGACGATGTGAACTAACTAATGTGAACTAGAATGCATCCTGTGCCAAAAGTGGCGGACTATTCAGAAATTCATTGAGACCTGATTACTAGAATATCTATATCAAACTAAGCCTCCAAACCCATGTTGTCAAGTATCTGCTGCCCATACAGCTGCTGATGGAAAAAGTGGGTAATTTAATAACCATATACATAGCAACAATTGTGCACCTTTATATGTACATGGACCCCACACTTTTGGGAATGGTAAATCCATTGTCAGTACCAAGGCCACTCTGTGCTGAATAACATGATAACGAATAACATGATACAAATCTCACCTGGTGCCTAAACTAAATAACCTATCTTGCCTCTGCCTGTGCCTCTTGGAGTGGTGCactggagaaacaggtgagtaccttTCTTGGACTACAGTGAGGGTAGAGTGTCAGTTCAATTTAGTGCCACCTGACTTGCTGGCCTGCTAAGTCTAAATCACAAGCCACTGTGCAGAATGGGCTATGGTTTTAAAACATTTGTATATCAATTTCAAAAGATGTTGGGGAAAATAAGATTGCTTTATTGCTGCTTGTGGTACCTGCACTGCTATGGGCAAATTTGAGTGGTTTTCACTTGACTTGGCCTACACTTCCCTCATGGTAAGAATACTTAAGTCACAAATACCAGCCTTTTAAAAATATTGTCTGCTGGATACCTACTACCCAAAGATCATCAAGTATGTATAGGTTTGCATAGATTTTCCattctttaaaatcacacctagatATCCTGTGGGaatgcttttattgcacaaaatgtaGTGGTAAAAAAACAGGGGCAAAGCAAAGTCACTTAGATTTGGGGGAAGGGGAACTCTCAAATTTCCAGTCAAAATCAGTGGGCTTCAAAGTGAATGAGTGAGAattcactgttcccatgaggagcaggaattcgactgttcccatgaggggcagggtcagtactgatttgcattaagtGGGACTCTGGGGctggtttagattttggtggacaggtacTCTACTGGATCAGTAATGGAGTACCCTCTCTTCCAAATTCGTGGTCTGCCCACCTGATTTTGAGTCAGGCGGACTGCAAATTTTCCGCTGGTGGAGTCTGTGTAACGTTCCTTTCACAGCCCAACGGGGGTAGATGCCATCATAGGTAAACAATATGAACATCTGTCCTATTTAGAGCGGACAGTCTGATTAACTTTTTTTACCGTCCATCACTGCCAGGTGTATCCTGGAGGTGACTGGCAATAAAAAAGAGAAATTACCCCACACCCCGCCACGGAAAAAAGCACCCATCATGTGGtggtcattatgtttttttttgttgtttttttttcaaaatctttggAAGttcgtttttcaaaaataaaacattttggaaaagttTAATGGTCGGCCATCATGTGTGCTGGAGCTGTCCatcaaacttttcctacattgatAGAAACCTCCATGTCAGTCCATGCCACAGTATACAGATGTATGCTGGGCTTGCAGACCTCTAAATTTGGCTGATGGAGGAAAGACAGGATGACTGATGTAAAGTCCTCTGTCACCATATCTGTCTTTACTCCgtttgccaaaccctaaatcacagTGCTCTGTCTAGTCTGGCACAGTAGCAGAAAAATGATGGTTTGGAATGTCACCGTgagtgactgccagtggttagactatttgtggGAATTAGTCCCATCTCCTTTTGGGTGTTTGAATGCCTCTAGAATGCCTGTAAACCTGAGACTGTGCAGCTTTCTAAGCCTACTATTGCCAAGGTTTGTGAATTCCATAAAGCAGCAAATTTGATACATGTAAGGGGTGCTTCTCTGACAGTAGATGTGCTACTTTTTTAGGAAACTGGACataatatgtgtgtgtttgttaaaATGTGAACTagttaaaatgtgtgtgttttaaaatatgAACAAGTTAAAATATGTAAGTGaaatcaacacaacaagaaaaaacaacaaGGACTCAGTAAACTGATAAAACACAACACAGACTCAAGGCACCAGATCCAGCTACTAAGCTATGAAAGCATTTATTAGGGGGGGGGGTGTCACAACCAAGACACCCCCTGAAGCTACCTGCGGATAAAACCCCTATTTCACAGAGAATTGGAAAATATGGGAAATATTTCATAGTCTCATATGAAATACAGGTTTCATCATCATAATTGTGTCCTCCAAAACtctctcaaaaatattttctattgtcaTGCTCCAATTATACAGCAAAGAGGTTACTTATGTAACACATTTAGGTCCAAAGTAAGAGATGGTTAGCAttgccttagcaccatttattttggcgctaaaacgGTGCTaacctaactccgtatttatattttgatgcaaggCCCATCTAGCaataaaatattggagttagcgccatgtttaggatgcgcgaACCCACAttctgtcaatgagatgcaaggtaggcgctcccgtcctAATCATGATGCTAGCCCCCAGTGCCATATTCAACTCCCGGCACAGAAATGACGAGTGGGTGGGAGGCGGActattatttaacacctgtgtcagaccaggcgttagagtaCAGATAGGCATATTTAcatggtgcaacaccatggaatgggccctaagatgcccacctcaagccccagcAACGCCACCACCCGCACCACAGAGACACTATAGgaggggggaccccattccaggtaagtataggtgagtatattttatatttgtaaagtgccattgggggccccttacactggccccctgcctggcactgagtattttgggcttgcccagggaACTGTGGTgggcattgtggtggtgggcatgactcctgtctaaacctAGACAGGTGTCATATTTTTGGCTGCTTGTTCATCAGCAAATGACACAAAGCTGACTAGCGGCAAAACATTTCCCGCAAACCATCCTAAAGTAATTTCTGTCCCACTAGCGCCATTCCCCCTAACACCATCCccctggctagcatctttttttttacgctagccattccttagtgccattgtgcatcattccataaatatgacacacaAATGGCTTTAAATAATGGCATTAGTCGGCGTCAAGAAAAATGATACACAACTGCCTGAgtgcagttgtgtgccatttttcatcaaaatgagcTTTATAGTTTAGGAGTGAAATGAGGTGAAGGGGTTTTTAGGTTTATGGTGCAAGTAGAGGCAAAGGGGTAATGGGTTTTACCATTCAAGGATGAACACAGGTAAAGGGAgataaggagtttttagggttcaggatgaaaAAGTGGTAAAGGGAGTTAAGGTTTCTTTTGCAGTTCAGTGGCGGGTAGAGATAAACGGGTAAGGGTTCTTTAGAGTTCACAGGCAGGTATAGGGAAAGTAAGATCAGGGATTTTCAGTATTCAGGAGCAGGTAGAGATAAATGAAGTAAGGGTTTTTTTATGGTTCAAAAGTGGTAGAGGTTAagggtttttttttaaaatatatatatatatatatatggttaggtCACCATTTTCATGAGAAGAGCAATTTTGTGGTTACTGCTAACTTTGACACCATTTAAGAATATGCaaaaaatttccccaaaaaacaatTTCACCCACCTCGTCTCCTCCATTGAAAGTTTTCGGCCGATTTCTCAGACATATGAGAATAAAGTTAGATATTATGAGCAAAACCTGTACATCCAACAGTAGCAGTTGATTCCCGAGAGTTGTATGGCAGCGCTGcaaagtgttctaatgaacaactagagtactAAAATTCTGGAAATATTTCCTACACAGGATATTGCAGTAAATGAATAATGAGACGTTTCTTCTTGTCAAAGAAATTGTGGATAGTGAGGCACAACTTCTATGAGTTCTCAGATCTCTTCCTTATTAATTTCAGTAAATGATTCTAACATACAAAGTCAAACATGAActgtcaacaccagcagcagactctcAGTTTACTCCGTAATAATGAACTGAATCTTCACCACTGATGACTAAAGAACACCTATAGCACTAACCTTATACACTAATGAtaaatgtgtggcacacctgaacatTATCTTGATAAAATGAAAGCTGTAAAACATAAATGAATTTCGTACAAAGGATACTGCAGTAAAAGATCAAAATAAGGGGTTCCTCTGGCTTGTAACATATCGTAAGTGCTGTAGAAATCTATAAATCTGAAATTATGACATGCTTCCTGTGCATTACCAAATATCTTTCTCATCCATTTCAGAAACAATTTCCACATTCAGACTGAAATGTGCACTTTTAATACAAGCAGCATCCTGTCTTATAACTCCTTTGTGATCAAATACAGATTTACCACAAAGTAGTAATGCGCAACTAGATTGCTTGCATTCTTTATTCATGAAAAAAGTGTGTCGCACCTAaaggccatattaatggaatggcagcAAAACTGAAAGTAAAGGCAGGGATCAGAAACAAAGGACAGTGGGAAGAAGGTGGCAGAAAAGCAAAATGAAGAAGGGACCAGGAACAGCGGAAGGTGGGTGTGCATGAGGGAGAGGCACTGCAGACAAATGGGCTCTTAAGAGTGCATgtataaaagtttttaaaaagtacatGAAGAAGTCTACGATCAGTGGAAGGAGACTGGCCACAGACagaaatctgtgcttggtccatgctccacagcagggacaaaaTGAAGCCCTAGGATAAAGTGGgagttgaggaggaggaggcactgaccaataaaaagcaaggaaacaagagttaCCTTGAAGCCAATGGGAATGCTCTAAGCCTTTTTTAAGCTTTTTTATTGTTAATAATAGATTTCACAGACAGCGTATGTACACTGTGCAGATGACACTTAAAAATGAGAGGTTTCTTTTGGTCATGGAAATTATGGTTCGTGCTATAGAAAAATAAACTGAGGTCACACTTTTTGTGAGTACTCAAATACCTTCCTCATTATTTCAAACATGTACTTCTAGCACCAGTTAACTCCCTAGTACTCAATGGCAGTGGCTTCACAGAGTTCTAATGAGCAATTAGAGCGCTAACATTTTTTATATTCAAGACAAAAGTGAGGCATTTTGTTGGAATAGGAGCAGTGTTTAAAACTTTTCCTGAAGAACAGGGTGAACTACATGAGCACTGAGAATTTAATTCAGACAGGAAAACAGAGGGTTTAAAATTTGAGGAGTGGTGTCTGTTTTTTAGCAATTTGAGGCATAGTAATTTTAAACAGGCTAAAAGTAGTTAAAAAGAGAGATGTATACAtaaatagaataaataaataaaatatcaccTTTCCACATCTGTTTACTCAGCCTGTCCATCTTCTTAGTCACTTAGCAGCTTCGTAATTTTAAAACAGTAATATTTTAGATAAACATATTACTGGGTAGTTATAATTAGTTTCCATagaccaagggccttatttatactttttggtgcaaaactgcactaaggcagtgttgccccaaaaagttttgcaccggcttgcaccattttttagcaccagctgggcaccatatttatggaatggtgcaagccggtgcaaagggtaggctagcttaaaaaaaaaatgacgttaggcagttttgagtcaaaataaatgattctgaccagattagcatcattttttgacgctaaggggcatatttatactctgtttgcactgaattagcgtcattttttttttactctaattcagtgcaaaactaactccatatttatactttggtgctagacccgtctagcaccaaatttatggagttaaattcattttttggaagtggaaacctaccttgccttaatgagatgcaaggtaggcgttcccgtgcaaaaaaatgactctatggccttaacaccatatttatactcccatgtaaaaatggtgcaagggagggaggaggggtcaaaaaatggggcaaagcttgctttgccccattttttaagacctgggtcagggcaggctttaggggacctgtggccctatttacatggtggaacaccatggaataagcccagaggtgccctccctaggccctaggggtacccccacccacactagagggactgcgaggatgggggaccccatctcaggtaagtacaggtaagtgcattttatttttgaaagtgccatagggggccctgaaatgggcccccatacatggcacagggtgcaatggccatgcccaggggacccctgtcctctgtgctggccactggggtggtgggcatgactcctgccttttctaaggcaggagtcatgtggcatggtaggtttagcaccataaaatgacgctaatctggttagagtcattttttttactttaacctgcctaaagccattatttggtgctaaaccctcttcttctatactgccagctccacccgactaaagtcatttttttaaactctagcctaccctttgcaccggcttgcaccattccataaatatggtgcccggctggtgcacagaaatggtgcaagccggtgctaaactttttggtgcaaaactgagttagtgcagttttgcagcaaaaagtataaataagggacaatattttgtaagtttgcgccagttttgtgtcataaaatgacgttaatgcggtgtaaaaaaagtttaaatcagggccttggtgctagatgggtctagcaccaaagtataaatatggagttagttttgcaccgaattagagtaaaaaaaaatgacactaattcggtgcaaacagagtataaatatgcccccaagtgttttttgtttgctaatacctttggtgccatttcatgaatcttcacaaaattttcaaaacaatgttcACCTACCTCAGGTCTTTCCTGGAAGGTTTCAGGGTAATCCATTAagcgggctgagaaaaaaggggggtccgcAAAACAGAAAATCCTGATGCATTTCACTTAGACTTTTTTGGATAGCATTTAGCTAAAACTACTGAGCGAAATTGCACTCAATGTGGCAGGAAGCTAAATCTTGGCAAAGAAAGTGTGTTTTTATGATttagtgtaaatgtgttcagtagttttggagataataAGCTCCAAATATATTCCTATACCTGGACAGTTGGGTTTGAGGGGCTCTTGTGAGAGACCCTCAACCCCAATTTTAAAAATTAGAGCCTTCTGGTtggtccaggtttttttttttacccctggacCTTCGTGCACCTGATCGAACAAGGCTCCTACATGAGCAAATCTCTAATTGACTGCCTTCAACATCAGGAAAAATGTT
It contains:
- the NDP gene encoding norrin encodes the protein MGYHVLVVWIVMLSLMALMGDTDNKKNNGLLLDSDPSRCMRHHYVDSINHPVHKCTSKMVLLARCEGRCSQTSRSDPQVSFSTVLKQPFRSTCHCCRPQTSKLKAMRLRCSGGRRLTATYRYILSCQCEECNS